The Miscanthus floridulus cultivar M001 chromosome 7, ASM1932011v1, whole genome shotgun sequence genome includes a region encoding these proteins:
- the LOC136464872 gene encoding protein BTR1-like has translation MEAPGSPYASSPESAPKRAPRSPPQQQPPSEEGDDKEKPTHLRFLVSNTAAGCIIGKGGSTINDFQSQSGARIQLSRSHEFFPGTNDRIIMVSGLFDEVMKAMELILEKLLAEGEELNEAEARPKVRLVVPNSSCGGIIGKGGATIKSFIEESHAGIKISPQDNNYVGLHDRLVTVTGTFDNQMNAIDLILKKLSEDVHYPPNLSSPFPYAGLTFPSYPGVPVGYMIPQVPYNNAVNYGPNNGYGGRYQNNKPSTPMRSPASNEAQESLTIGIADEHIGAVVGRAGRNITEIIQASGARIKISDRGDFISGTSDRKVTITGTSEAIRTAESMIMQRVSASSER, from the exons ATGGAAGCCCCGGGCTCCCCCTACGCCTCCTCGCCGGAATCCGCCCCCAAGCGTGCCCCCCGCTCCCCTCCGCAGCAGCAGCCTCCCTCCGAGGAAGGAG ATGACAAGGAGAAACCAACACATTTGAGGTTTCTGGTGTCTAATACGGCAGCAGGATGTATCATTGGCAAGGGTGGATCAACTATTAATGACTTTCAGTCCCAGTCTGGGGCTCGTATTCAGTTATCACGTAGCCATGAGTTTTTCCCTGGTACAAATGACAGAATCATCATGGTTTCTGGACTGTTTGATGAAGTAATGAAGGCCATGGAGTTGATTCTCGAGAAACTTTTGGCTGAG GGTGAAGAATTGAATGAAGCTGAAGCTAGACCTAAAGTTAGACTTGTAGTTCCTAACAGCTCGTGTGGTGGGATAATTGGTAAAGGTGGAGCAACTATAAA GTCATTTATTGAAGAATCACATGCTGGAATCAAAATTTCTCCACAGGATAACAACTATGTTGGTTTGCATGATAGGCTTGTTACAGTCACAGGAACCTTTGATAATCAGATGAATGCTATAGATTTGATACTGAAGAAGTTATCTGAGGATGTTCACTACCCACCTAATTTGAGTTCCCCATTTCCATATGCAG GTCTTACTTTCCCAAGCTATCCTGGTGTTCCTGTTGGTTATATGATTCCGCAGGTGCCATATAATAATGCTGTGAACTATGGACCTAATAATGGGTACGGAGGAAGGTACCAAAACAACAAG CCCAGTACACCCATGAGGTCGCCTGCTAGTAATGAAGCCCAAGAATCTTTGACCATTGGTATAGCCGATGAACACATTGGTGCTGTTGTAGGTCGTGCTGGAAGGAACATAACAGAGATCATTCAG GCTAGTGGTGCTCGGATCAAGATATCAGATAGGGGTGACTTCATATCTGGGACATCTGACAG GAAGGTGACGATTACTGGAACATCAGAAGCTATCCGGACCGCGGAGTCCATGATCATGCAGAGGGTGTCAGCCAGTTCAGAGAGGTGA
- the LOC136464873 gene encoding protein BTR1-like: MLKVGVFSFLFRSFIEESHAGIKISPQDNNYVGLHDRLVTVTGTFDNQMNAIDLILKKLSEDVHYPPNLSSPFPYAGLTFPSYPGVPVGYMIPQVPYNNAVNYGPNNGYGGRYQNNKPSTPMRSPASNEAQESLTIGIADEHIGAVVGRAGRNITEIIQASGARIKISDRGDFISGTSDRKVTITGTSEAIRTAESMIMQRVSASSER; encoded by the exons ATGTTGAAAGTTGGTGTGTTCTCTTTTCTCTTCAGGTCATTTATTGAAGAATCACATGCTGGAATCAAAATTTCTCCACAGGATAACAACTATGTTGGTTTGCATGATAGGCTTGTTACAGTCACAGGAACCTTTGATAATCAGATGAATGCTATAGATTTGATACTGAAGAAGTTATCTGAGGATGTTCACTACCCACCTAATTTGAGTTCCCCATTTCCATATGCAG GTCTTACTTTCCCAAGCTATCCTGGTGTTCCTGTTGGTTATATGATTCCGCAGGTGCCATATAATAATGCTGTGAACTATGGACCTAATAATGGGTACGGAGGAAGGTACCAAAACAACAAG CCCAGTACACCCATGAGGTCGCCTGCTAGTAATGAAGCCCAAGAATCTTTGACCATTGGTATAGCCGATGAACACATTGGTGCTGTTGTAGGTCGTGCTGGAAGGAACATAACAGAGATCATTCAG GCTAGTGGTGCTCGGATCAAGATATCAGATAGGGGTGACTTCATATCTGGGACATCTGACAG GAAGGTGACGATTACTGGAACATCAGAAGCTATCCGGACCGCGGAGTCCATGATCATGCAGAGGGTGTCAGCCAGTTCAGAGAGGTGA
- the LOC136468036 gene encoding NAC domain-containing protein 53-like, whose amino-acid sequence MSLSPLDSSPPAAAEVPLAPGFRFHPTDEELVSYYLRRRVLGRRLRVDAIAEVDLYRLEPWDLPSLSRIRSRDAQWYFFARLDRKVAGAGAGGRGGPGNRTNRATPRGYWKTTGKDREVHHRGKPVGMKKTLVFHAGRAPKGDRTNWVMHEYRLLDADGPQDLHVVCRIFQKHGSGPQNGAQYGAPYMEEEWEEDDDAIENGPTSGASAQMAAITCAVDEESNEDDENAYCETNRPARVEPSHLPLVHEMLNPPEMAPLQGQDSKETSDGSCADGAISLEEILQEPLSNISVENIGRLEGQNATDDSINVDDLLSAHPRKDNGYVGQDNTMNGSGPADGDHTSWPLRAYSNQNYVNGPLADEFFDTGNDTNGIAYSGHQQADGFPAPCQVDDSMVFYDAPSDYNLVDGNDDFVYLNDLLNEPLGNESLFDGDNVMAYFDATENDFNYDILGSAQGSNYQLADMPLNFAQKSDNKDKFTFDGISEVPEANAQYGASSSGSHTDTEFPGVPTDDTADKTYGKRLASMLGSIPAPPAMASEFPPSTGKSVGVLSAISSSSIRVTAGIIQLDGLTFSSGSDRWPLQKNGDLSLLVSFAVESDVSSKLPVGLEDATRINTVPMVLRSGFYLFFMSAMILLLSYKVGSCIYSR is encoded by the exons ATGAGCCTATCACCGCTCGACTCCtccccgccggcggcggcggaggtgccCCTCGCCCCGGGCTTCCGCTTCCACCCCACCGACGAGGAGCTCGTCTCCTACTACCTCCGCCGCCGCGTCCTCGGCCGCCGCCTCCGCGTCGACGCCATCGCCGAGGTCGATCTCTACCGCCTCGAGCCCTGGGACCTGCCCTCCCTCTCCCGCATCCGCAGCCGCGACGCCCAGTGGTACTTCTTCGCCCGCCTCGACCGCAaggtcgccggcgccggcgccgggggccggggcgGCCCCGGCAACAGGACCAACCGCGCCACGCCGAGGGGGTACTGGAAGACCACGGGCAAGGACCGCGAGGTGCACCACCGCGGCAAGCCCGTCGGGATGAAgaagacgctcgtcttccacGCCGGGAGGGCGCCTAAGGGCGACAGGACCAACTGGGTCATGCACGAGTACCGCCTCCTCGACGCAGACGGGCCTCAG GATCTGCATGTGGTCTGTAGAATCTTCCAGAAGCATGGATCTGGACCACAGAACGGTGCGCAGTATGGTGCACCATACATGGAAGAGGAatgggaagaggatgatgatgctatTGAGAATGGTCCTACCAGTGGCGCATCTGCTCAAATGGCTGCAATCACATGTGCTGTAGATGAGGAGTCAAATGAGGACGATGAGAATGCATATTGTGAAACAAACAGACCTGCTCGAGTAGAACCATCTCATCTGCCTTTG GTCCATGAAATGCTCAATCCACCAGAGATGGCTCCTCTACAAGGTCAGGATTCTAAAGAGACGAGTGATGGAAGCTGTGCTGATGGTGCTATTTCTCTGGAAGAGATTTTGCAGGAACCTTTGTCGAATATTAGCGTGGAGAATATAGGTAGACTTGAAGGGCAGAATGCCACTGATGATAGCATCAATGTTGATGACTTGTTATCAGCACACCCCAGGAAAGATAATGGCTATGTAGGCCAGGATAACACTATGAATGGGAGTGGTCCAGCAGATGGTGATCACACAAGCTGGCCTTTGAGAGCATATAGTAATCAGAACTATGTCAATGGCCCTCTTGCCGATGAGTTCTTTGACACAGGGAATGATACCAATGGGATTGCATATTCTGGGCACCAGCAAGCTGATGGCTTTCCAGCACCTTGCCAAGTGGATGACAGTATGGTATTTTATGATGCTCCATCTGATTACAACTTGGTGGATGGAAATGATGACTTCGTATATCTGAACGACCTCCTCAACGAGCCACTTGGAAATGAATCACTCTTTGATGGAGATAATGTGATGGCTTACTTTGATGCCACAGAGAATGATTTCAATTATGACATTTTGGGCTCTGCTCAGGGTTCGAATTATCAACTTGCAGACATGCCGTTGAACTTTGCCCAAAAG AGTGATAACAAAGACAAGTTTACATTCGATGGGATCTCTGAGGTTCCGGAAGCAAATGCTCAGTACGGTGCATCCTCATCTGGTTCCCATACAGATACTGAATTTCCAG GTGTGCCAACAGATGACACTGCTGATAAAACTTATGGAAAGCGCCTTGCCAGCATGTTGGGCTCTATCCCAGCTCCACCTGCAATGGCCTCAGAATTCCCGCCATCAACAGGGAAATCTGTTGGGGTGCTCTCGGCTATCAGCTCGAGCTCAATTCGTGTTACTGCTGGCATCATCCAACTTGATGGCCTCACTTTTAGCAGTGGCTCCGATCGGTGGCCCTTGCAGAAGAATGGAGACTTGAGTTTGCTTGTGTCTTTCGCCGTAGAGAGCGACGTGTCATCCAAGCTTCCTGTTGGTCTCGAGGATGCTACTCGGATTAACACCGTCCCCATGGTGCTGCGAAGTGGCTTTTACCTTTTCTTTATGTCGGCCATGATTCTCTTGTTGAGCTACAAAGTAGGGTCGTGTATCTACAGCAGGTAA